The Synechococcus sp. MVIR-18-1 region GGCGTCAGCCTTGTTGAATTTGGCGCCTAGGTGGGATTCGGCGATCGCGAGGCCCACGGCATTCGAGATGCCTGCTCCAAGCGGGCCGGTGGTGACTTCAATGCCAGGGGTTTCAAATGTTTCCGGGTGGCCTGGCGTTTTCGAGCCCCACTGACGGAATTGCTTGATGTCGTCGATGGTCACCGAGTCGTAGCCGGTGAGGTGCAGGAGGGCGTACTGCAGCATGCAGCCATGACCGGCCGAAAGTACAAACCGATCGCGGTTAAACCACTTGGGGTTTTTGGGGTTGTGCTTTAGAAACTTGTCCCACAACGCATACCCCATCGGTGCGCAGCCCATGGGCAAACCGGGGTGACCGCTATTGGATTTATTGACGGCATCAACGGCCAGCATGCGGATGCTGTTGACGCAGAGCGTGTCGAGAGAAGCGGTTGCGGCAGCCATGGAGTGAAGAAGAGGGGGGAGGAGTTAGGGATTGGACTGAGCTTGGACTTAGCTCATGCGTCGGAAGGCGAGGCAGACGTTGTGACCGCCGAAGCCGAAGGAATTGGAGAGCACTGTTCCCAGTGTTAGTTCACGAGCCGTGTTCGGCACAACATCTAGATCACATTCTGGGTCCGGATTGTTGTAGTTAATTGTCGGTGGCACTACACCGTTGCGCAGTGCGAGCACACAGGCCACAGCTTCGATGCCGCCTGAGCCCCCGAGCAGGTGGCCCGTCATCGACTTCGTTGAGCTCACCGGAATGTCGCTGGCATGACTGCCTAGAGCACTCTTAATGGCTGCGGTTTCGTTGCTGTCGTTGGCTGGAGTGCTGGTGCCGTGGGCGTTGACGTAGTCCACGCTGTCAGCGGCGATTCCGCCATCTTCGAGGGCCAGGCGCATCGCAGCAGCGCCACCGACGCCGCCTGGCGTTGGAGAGGTGATGTGGTGGGCATCGCAGGTGGTGCCGTAACCCACGATTTCGGCCAAAATCGTGGCGCCTCGGGCTTCGGCGTGGGCAAGGGTTTCAAGGACCAAAATCCCTGAGCCTTCTCCAATCACGAATCCATCTCTGGTTTTGTCGAAAGGTCGACTCGCCGTGGAGGGATCGTCGTTGCGGAACGAGAGCGCCTTGGCACTGGCGAATCCGGCAACCCCCAGGGGCGTGATCGCTGACTCGGCACCGCCGCAAATCATGGCGTCGGCTTTACCCAGCTGCAGAAGCTGGAAGGCATCACCGATGGCATTGGAGCCTGCGGCACAGGCGGTGGCCACAGCGGAGCTTGGACCTTTGGCGCCCAGGGCGATCGCGGCCAGCCCGGTGGCCATATTCGGAATCATCATCGGCACCGTGAAGGGACTGACGCGACCCGGGGCCTTGTCTTTCAAGACATGGGCCTGGGTTTCCATGGTGAGCAGCCCGCCCACACCCGATCCGATGCTCACGCCAATGCGATGGGCATTGTCTGGGGTGATCGTGAGGCCGGAGTCGGCGAGAGCTTGCTTGGCAGCCACCACACCGAATTTGCAGAAGCGATCCCAGCGTTTGGCGTCTTTGGGCTCAATGAAGCCACTGGGATCAAAATTCTTGACTTCAGCAGCGAAGCGACAGGCGTGCTGCGCTGCATCAAACAAGGTGATCGCTTCGACGCCGTTCTTTGCGGAGGTCAAGCCCTCCCAATAGTCAGCGACGGTATTGCCGATCGGTGTAACAGCACCGAGGCCCGTGACCACGACGCGCTGGAGACCCTCCACCATGCAGATCCTCAGGCTTGCTTGTCTTCGATGTATTTGACGGCATCGCCAACCGTGGCAATCCCTTCGGCGGCTTCATCGGGAATTTCGATGTCGAAGGCTTCCTCAAGAGCCATCACCAACTCGACGGTGTCGAGTGAGTCAGCTCCCAGATCGTTCTGAAAGTTGGACTCAGGTTTGACTTCGCCGGCATCGACGCTGAGCTGCTCCGTGACGATCGAACGGACTTTTTCGAGGATCGATTCCTGGGACATGGCCGTGCAGACGTGACGCCGCATCTTACGGGCTTGGCCCATGCGCCACCCCGTGGCGTTAACAACGGTGACGGCAGGCCGGCATGAATGGCTCAGTGGCGCCGGCGACGGGTACCTTGATTTCAAGTCATCCGCATCGGAATCGGGCATATGTCCCACGCCGTCAAGATCTACGACACCTGCATCGGTTGCACACAGTGTGTGCGCGCTTGCCCCCTCGACGTCCTCGAAATGGTGCCCTGGGACGGCTGCAAGGCGGGCCAAATCGCCTCATCTCCTCGCACAGAGGATTGTGTGGGCTGCAAGCGCTGCGAAACCGCTTGCCCCACAGACTTCCTCAGTATCCGGGTTTATCTCGGGGACGAAACCAGTCGAAGCATGGGCTTGGCCTACTGAATTTGGTTCAATACCCATACGACCAGCCCGGCTAAGCCGGGTTTTTTTATATGTGCGGCATCGTTGCGGTGATTGGTTCGCGAGACGCGGCACCGCTGCTGCTTGAAGGACTTCGCCAGCTGGAGTACCGCGGCTATGACTCCGCCGGCATCGCCACGCTGCAGGGCAAGGATTTGCACTGCCTGCGCGCCAAAGGCAAGCTCAACAATCTCATCGTTCGTGTGGACCGTGACGGTGCGCCAGGGCTTTGCGGGATCGGCCATACCCGCTGGGCAACCCATGGCAAGCCGGAAGAGCACAACGCTCACCCCCACCGTGACGGCAGCGGCAGGGTGGCGGTGGTTCAGAATGGGATCATCGAAAATCACCGGGCCTTGCGCGAGGAGCTCACGGCCGCTGGTGTGAGCTTTCAGTCGGAAACCGACACTGAGGTGATTCCCCATCTGATTGCCGCGCAATTGCAGTTGATGGGGGTTGGTGAGGGAGCTGGAAACGGCCAAATTCTTCTAGAAGCTGTGCAGGCGGTGTTGCCCCGGCTGCAAGGGGCTTATGCCTTGGCGGTGTTGTGGGCCGATGCACCCGGTGCCCTGGTGGTGGCACGCAAAGCGGCACCGCTGCTGATTGGGCTTGGGGAAGGGGAGTTCCTGTGTGCCAGTGATACGCCAGCTTTGGCGGGTTTCACGCGCACGATTCTTCCGATGGAAGACGGCGAGGTGGCGCTGCTGAGTCCACTGGGGATCGAGCTGTATGACGCAGAAGGTGCGCGGCAACAGCGCACACCAACCATGCTCAGTGGGTCGGATCACATTGCCGACAAGCGCCATTTCCGCCACTTCATGTTGAAGGAAATCCACGAGCAGCCTGAAACGGCTCGGCTCTGGGTGGACCGGCATCTTCCGGTGGGGCTGCCCGCCAGCAATCCGGTGGCGCTTCCTTTTGATGAATTCTTCTACGAAGGCGTGGAACGCATCCAAATTCTGGCGTGTGGCACAAGTCGCCACGCCGCTTTGGTGGGGGCGTATTTGCTTGAGCAATTCGCCGGACTGCCCACCACGGTGTTTTATGCCAGTGAGTTTCGTTATGCCCCACCACCGCTGGCGCCCCACACCCTCACGATTGGGGTGACGCAATCTGGAGAAACGGCAGACACCCTTGCCGCTCTCAGCATGGATGCCAAGCGTCGGCAGGCCTATGGCCAGCCCGACTACGCACCAAAGCAGCTGGGCGTGACCAATCGCACGGAGAGCTCATTGGCCCGGCAGGTGCCTTACATCCTGGATATTGGTGCTGGGATTGAGGTGGGTGTTGCTGCCACCAAAACCTTCCTTGGACAGTTGTTGGCTTTCTATGCCCTTGCGGTTGCTTTCGCGGCAAGGCGGGGACATCGCTCGGAGGCTGAGATCAGCGGCTTACTGGAAGAACTGCGAGCCTTGCCGGAGCAGTTAGAGCGCCTGGTGGAACATCACGACAAGGGTTCAGAAGCCTTGGCTCCCCGCTTTGCTGAAACCCAGGATGTGATTTTCCTAGGCCGAGGGATCAACTATCCGATTGCCCTTGAGGGCGCTCTCAAGCTCAAGGAAATCAGTTACATCCATGCTGAAGGCTATCCAGCTGGGGAGATGAAGCACGGGCCGATCGCCCTGCTCGATTCGCACGTGCCAGTTGTGTCGATTGCGATGCCTGGCCCGGTCTTCGAAAAGGTGTTGAGCAATGCCCAGGAGGCCAAAGCGCGCGACGCACAAATGATCGGTGTGGCGCCGGAAGGCCCAGACACCGAGTTGTTTGATGCGCTCTTGCCTGTGCCTGAAGTGAGCGAGTGGGTGAGCCCCTTGCTCACCGTGGTGCCGATGCAATTGCTCAGTTATCACATTGCGGCCTATCGCGGCCTCGATGTGGATCAGCCACGCAATTTGGCCAAGAGCGTGACTGTGGAGTGATGGCTAAGAGTTTTTTTGACTCCATGCCTGGTAATGAGCGCTGGCATTAAAGACGAATGCGGCCAAAAGGTTCATGCCTCAAGCAGCAACTCCTTGAAGTAAGTAATCGTGGGCTCAAGCCCTTTATCAAGTGCTACCGATGGCGCCCATCCCAATTCCTTCTGGGCAAGATCAATGATGGGCTGCCGTTGCAGCGGATCATCTTGAGGCAACGGTTTGCAGACTAATTCCAATTCTGGATTGATCTTCTCCCGCACCAGATCTGCAAGCTGCCGGATCGTGAATTCCGTTGGGTTGCCGATGTTGATCGGCCCGGTGTGTGATCCGTTCATCAAGCGAATCATCCCCTCGATCAGATCATCCACAAAACAAAAGCTACGGGTCTGACTGCCATCGCCATACAGCGTGAGTGCTTCCCCTTTAAGGGCCTGAACAATGAAATTGCTCACCACCCGGCCGTCATCAGGAAGCATGCGCGGACCGTAGGTGTTGAAAATCCGCATCACCCGGATTTCCAGCTGATGCATGCGCTGGTAATCGAAGCAGAGCGTTTCCGCAATGCGCTTGCCTTCGTCGTAGCAGCTGCGGATGCCAATCGTATTCACGCAACCTCGGTAGCTCTCGGGTTGGGGATGCACCTCAGGATCGCCATACACCTCACTAGTGCTGGCCAGAAGCAGCCGTGCCCCAACCCGCCTGGCTAGGCCGAGCATGTTGTAGGTCCCGATAAAGCTCGTTTTCGCCGTTTTCACCGGGTTGAACTGGTAGTGCACTGGTGAGGCCGGGCAGGCCAAATGCCAGATTCGGTCCACCTCAAGCTTGATCGGCTCGGTCACGTCATGGCGGATTAACTCAAAGCGGGGATGGCCCATCCACTGCGCAATATTCGCCTTACGGCCCGTGAAGTAATTGTCAAGACAGATCACCTCTTCTCCGGCTTCCATCAAGCGATCGCAGAGATGGGAGCCCAGAAAACCAGCACCACCGGTCACCAAATTGCGAATGAGAGAAGCAGGCATCAGCTAGTTAGAAACCGAAGAAAGCAGAGCCATGAGATGGTTCGAATTGGTTTTGTTAAAGCTATGCACTGGAATGAATGACCTCTTTGAAAAATTTACTGACGCAGATTAGTGAGAGTGTGTAAATCTTTTTGGGCTAGGTAAGCGATCGCAAGGCTCTGCTTTACACATCGCTGCGCCCGTAGCGGTCCTCAAAGCGCACAATGTCGTCTTCCCCGAGGTACTCGCCGCTCTGAACCTCGATCATGACCACTGGGATTCTGCCGGGGTTGCTGAGTCGGTGCTTGCAGCCAATGGGGATGTAAGTGCTCTGGTTTTCGCCGATCAGTTGCTCTTCGCCATCACGCTCTACGAGGGCGGTTCCGTGCACCACCACCCAGTGTTCGGCTCTGTGATGGTGCATCTGCAGCGACAGGCTGGCGCCAGGTTTGACGGAGATGCGCTTGACCTGCCAGCGCGTTCCTTCCACTACGCCGGTGTAAGCACCCCACGGGCGGTAAATCTTGCGATGGGCTTTGCCTTCGGGGCTGCCTTCTGCTTCCAGCTGCTTCACTACCGTTTTGACGTTTTGCGCTTGGCTGCGATCAGCGATCAGCACGGCGTCATCGGTTTCAACCACCACCAGATTTTCCACACCAAGGCCCACCACTAGCCTGTGCTCGCTGCGTAAATAACAGTTTTTGCTGCCTTCGCTGATCACCCGCCCGCGCAACACATTGCCGTTTTCATCGCGATCAGCGGTGTCCCAGAGGGCGCTCCAGCTGCCCACATCACTCCAGCCGGCATCGAGCGGAAGCACGGTGCCGAGCTTGGTTTGCTCCATCACGGCCACATCAATCGCCACGTTGGGGCATTTGGCAAAGGCGTCTTGATCCAGGCGGAGAAAGTCGAGGTCTGCCATGTCTTGCTCGAGGGCCGCGCGGCAGCAGCTCACCACTTCAGGGGCGAGTCGCTCGAGTTCAGCGAGCATTGCGCTTGCTTTAAACAGGAACATGCCGCTGTTCCAGGTGAAGCGCCCACTAGCGAGGAATTGTTCGGCTGTGGCTTGATCGGGCTTCTCCACAAAGCGGGCGATCGGCACAGGCGTCAGTGCTCCAGGCTGAAGAGGTTCAGCGGCTTCGATGTAGCCGTAGCCCGTTTCAGGCGCGGTGGGCACGATCCCAAAAGCCACCAGGCGGCCGGCTTCGGCTTCTTTGCGCCCAGCTGCAATGGCCGCTTGAAAATGTTTCCCATCGCGAATCACGTGGTCTGCTGCCAAAACGAGCAACAGGGGGTCGTCGCCTTTGGCTGTTGCTTGAAGTGCAGCGACGGCAACTGCAGGTGCGGTGTTGCGACCCATCGGCTCCAGCAGGATCGCGCCAGGTTCCACATCGATCTGGCGCATCTGTTCCGCCACGATGAAGCGGTGATCCTCATTGCAGATCAGTAGTGGCTTCCCAAGCGCTTCAATTCCGTTTAATCGCTTCTGGGTTTGTTGCAGCAAAGTGTCATCGCCGCTGCCTCCGAGGGGCCAATACTGCTTGGGATAGCTTGCCCGAGAAAGAGGCCAGAGGCGTGTGCCAGTGCCACCGCACAGGATCACAGGTAGAAGCGGGGTGATCACTGGAGCGCTGTTATCAATGCCTTTCAGTCTCGCGCAGCCTGGGAGTGTGATTCAAGGGTTATGGGTTATGGGTTATGGGCCAAGCCCAGATGACGTTCGCATTGGCTTTTTGTTTTTGACTTGAGTGTTGCGCCTCTTGTGAAAGCTACTGCGCTGCAGTGCTTTTATTAGGCCTCCCGGGTTGTTGGATTGAAGTTGTGGATTTACAAAAAAAAAGTCTGTAGGGCAAAATACTTCCAGTGCTATGGAACGGATGACAATTAACAACCCCGAAGTGAGTTCTCTGTTGCCTGATGATGAAATTGATCTAAGGGAGGTGCTGGCAGCTTTTCGGCGTCGCTGGATTTGGGTTGCAAGTGGAGGATTGCTAGGGCTAGGGATTGCTGCCGGAGTTTCAATTTCAAGGCCTGCTGAAGAGCCTTCTAAGACAATTAGAATGGTAATCGATACCACCCAAAGTCCTTGCGCTTGGACGCAACGAAAATTTCAAAAACTTGAGCCAGGCGAGATTCTTAATATTCAATGCACAGGCGAGTTTTTGACCACTCGTAAAGTTCTAACTACTCTCGCTTTAGATGCGTTTGGATCTGATCAGCAGTTTTTAGCAAGGGTCCGCCCTTTGACATTTGGGACTAAAAAAGACAAAGATTTTGCTCAAAGCAATACTCAGCTTGAGTTAGCAATTGAGGCAAGCCCAGATAAGCTTGATGGCGTAAAAGCTAGTCTTGAAAATATTAAAAATGTGCTTACAAAAAGGGAAATAGATAAGATAGAGATGTTGTCGCCTGATGTGCAAGTTGGCGAAGACTGGATTTCTATTGAGGAGGTATCTAATAACGAAAAAGAGCCTGAATCTAATTCTTCAAGTAGATCCTTAGCTCTCGGCTTGCTAGGAGGTTTGGTTGCTGGAAGCGGTGCTGCGTTGATTGCGGATCGCAGGTCTAATCGGGTGTTTAGTCGTTCAAAGCTTCTGGGGCAGCTTGGTTATCCCCTATGGCTTGCTTTGCCGACGCTCCCTTGGTCTGATCAAGTAGCAGGTTCTCTGGTCGGTCAGCTGGCCGCCCGGCTTGATCGCTCTCTTGATTGGCGCGTATTAAGTATTGCTCGGGAGCATGAGGCGGTTGGGTCTTTGGCGCAAGCCCTAAGTCGTCAGAACGAGCCTGAATTGAGTTGCAAAGCTGTTGCGCCGCTGCTGAATTCGATCATCCGGCTTGGCTCTAATTCTCGTCCTATTGGCTTGCTGGTCGTAGTGGAGTCAGGCTTTAACTCTTCTCAGGCTCTTGATGATGCGCGTTTGCTTTTAAGTCAATTGTCCTGTGTGCAGTCGATTGGGGTTGTATTGGCTGGCGTGCCTCTTCCGAGTGAGCTAACAGAGGCGGAAAAGGCTTGATCGTGAGCGCCACTTTCTCTTTGCAAGATTTTAAAGTAAAGCGTTGGTATTCAGTTTTTGGCTTTGCTTGAAATTGAGATTTGATCGTTTATATATTTTATCTATAAATCAATGTCTAGCAATAAAGTCTTTTGCTTTGCCTGCATTTTGCGACGGTAGCTTTGGTAGTTACAGCGGATGCCGCCTGGTAATAAATAGCGCCTTGCGTTTGACAAGCGAGCTTTGGAGCAATTGGACGCTTTGTTGACGACTGAGCTCAATGGGCGGGAGCGGGAAGGCCTGATGAAGGCATTTGAGTTCAGCTTCGAATTGGCTTGGCACACACTTGATGCCTTCGCTGCGTGGCGCCGATGCCTTGCACCTGGCTTATGAGGGATCCCATGCCTCGTGCTTTGAAAAGACTGCGCTGACGACGTTTCGATGACTTATCTGCTCAGCAAGCTTCTCCCCCTGGCCCTGTTGCCTCTTGGCCTCTCTCTGATCCTGTTACTAGTGGGGTTGATCGGTCGTTGGCGATGGCCTGTGATTGCAGCGCTTGTGCTGCTCTGGGTTTGTTCGCTGGGGCTGGTGAGCCATACCCTGTGGCGCTGGCTGGAAGCACCCTGGCAACGCACCAGTGCTGCTGAAGCTCCTTCTGCTGAAGCGATCGTGGTGCTCAGCGGCGGTCGTCACCCCGCTCCCGGTGCGGCTCGAGTGAGCGAGTGGCATGACCCAGACCGCTTTCTGGCTGGCCTCGATCTTTATCGCGCCGGCAAGGCCCCGCGGTTGCTGTTTACCGGTGGGGCGAGTCCGTTCCGGCCTGGCCAACCTCCCGAGGGGCAGCGCTACCTAAGGGAAGCGCAACAGCTTGGAATCCCCGCTGGTGTCATGGCGAGCACCCCCCCTGTGGTGAACACCGCAGAAGAAGCGGTTGCGATTCGTCGATTTCTGGAGGCATCTGGGAATGGATCAGTTCCATCCCCTCGCATCCTGCTAGTCACCAGTGCCTTTCATATGCGCCGTGCGCAGCGCCTGTTTGAGCGCCAGGGTCTCGTGGTGGAACCATTCCCCGTTGATTTTCAGGCCCGCGGCGCTTGGGCGGGTCCTCTGTGGCGTGACCCAACCCAGTGGTTTCCTTCTGCGGCGGCTCTAGATGGCAGCTCCCGTGCCTTACGCGAGCTATTGGGTCGCTTGATCTATCGGGCTTGGTGAGCGCTTTGGCTTAGTCCCGTTTCAACACTTGGAGTGGCTTGTGGACGATGACGGTTCGATTCGAGTGGTGCCTCTGGTGGCATCTCCCATGCAGGCCTTTCGCGGACTGGGCCATAGGGGTGGAGCAACGGCGAGGCTTATGGCGGAAGGCATTAGCGACGCGTGTGTGCAGTGAGCGCGTCTTAATAAAGAGCCAGCCAGTCTCTGAGCGCCAGATCAAGCTCTGCCATCGCTGTTGTCTCCAGGCAGCCAATCGAGCTGCCGATGTCGCCGGTTGGAACCGTGAAGAGCTTGTCGACCATCAGCTGGGATCGTTTGCGTAGCCCATTGATGGCGCTGGGCTCAACAATGATTCGCACTAGAGGTGCCTCGATAAGGGTGCTGGTGAGTGGACACAGCGTGATGCTGGGATGGGCCCCTAGCCAACGATTCGCCTGCACAACAACAGCTGGTCTGGGTTTGCCGGAGTGCGCACCAGGGCTGGCGACAGTGATGACTTGGCCTCTTTGGATCTGGAGAGAACTCATGCTGTCCAGTCGTCCCAGTCGGGGAGTGGTTCGCTCCAAGGCTGAGTGCTGCTGGCTGCGATCAAGCTGGATTGGCGCTTTGCCTCTTCGTCTCCATCAAAGCGCGCTAAATAATTGGCAATGGCCTCCCTCACGCAAGCGCTGCGCGTTTTGCCCAGGCTTTGCGCCAGGCGATCAAGCTGCTTTTCGAGTTCTGGCTCCAGCCGTATACCAATCGCCATACCAAAAGATGTTGAACGATTTGTTTAACAGCTTAGTGGTTAGGTGTTGGGTTGACGCATTGAAAGGCTTGAGATTCCAGGCTTAGTTGATCTCCTGATGTGGTGGCGGTTGGCTTGCTGCTCATGGCTCGATCAGGTCAAAGAGCTCTGGGTTGTTTGTGGTGCTGGAATAAAAGCAAAGGCAGCCCTCAACCTTTGGAAGTTGGCTGGTGGATCGAAATGGTCCTGCGGTTTCCTGTAGTGGCTTTCTCTCGCGAAGGCTTCCAAGTCCCTCATCTCATCGATCGACTCGGGTTGATCAGTATCAGCGCTCACCGCGCAGAAGCGTTGGGGGTCTTACGATAGTAAGGAGGTAAGGAAGTAAGCGATGGACTTGGCGACGTTGACGGCAAAGGGGCAAGTCACGATCCCCAAGGGTGTAAGGGACGCTCTCGGGCTGAAGCGTGGCGATCTTGTGAGTTGGGAGCTTGAGGGCGAGTCGGTTCGTCTCAGGGTGGTGTCTCCGATCGACCTGGGCTATTTGCGGGGAGTTCAGGCTGGGCTAACGGAATGGGGCAGTGATGAGGATGAAGTTGCCTTTGCAGACCTGTGACAGCGTTTCCACCGTTCGCTTTGGTACGGGTTCCGTTTCCATTCACAGAGCGTCAGGCCATCAAGCGGAGGCCCGCGTTGGTTCTCTCTAAGCCTGCATTTCAAGAGCAAAGTGGTCATCTCCTGTTGGCGATGGTGACCAGTGCTCGCAACAGCCAATGGCCAACGGATTGGCAGATCAAGGATCTCCAAGCTGCTGGATTACTTCAGCCTTGTGTTGTTCGCTTCAAGGTGTTCACCCTGGATAAGAGTTTGTTGATTGGTTCCTTTGGGGCGTTGTCAGAAGCAGATCGGCGAGGTGTCCAGAGCAGATGGATTGAAGTGGTAGCCCTCAGCCCTGCTGATCCAAAGCCTTGAGGATGCTCAACACCTCACGGGCCGTTGCTATGGCTTGATCGGTTTCGTCTGAGTCGAACAGCTCAGAAGGCGGGGTGGCATCCACGGGGTAGCGGGATTGGATCGCCATCCGGCTGAGGCTGCGCAGAGGTAGTGCCTCTAAATCCTTGGTCTCCAAGCCTGTTTCCTTCAGCCGCCTTGTTAAATCGTTGAGCACATGCGGGTGCGGAGGCTCAAGTCCCAATTCCAGAAGTGCGCTTTTCAAACCCTTTTCGGCTGCTTGTGAGGCGTAAAAGCAGGCTTGCGCCAAGTAGCCGTTGTCTCGTGCCAGTTGAGCGAGCTCGAGGTCGTTGTGGGCTTGGCGTAGCCACGCATCCGGCCGAGCATTCATGGCCTCTCCGCCAGTAACGGAATAGCGACTTTGGCAGCGTTGCGCCAAACCACTGAGTTGCTCTGTGGCAAGTGAGCCCAGGCCTCACGGTCGAGTGCGATCACATCCTCAGCGAGGCCGGAATCGAGCACTTGATCGGCCCATGTGTCGGCCAGATGTTTGTTGGCTGCCACCACGAGTAGATCAGTATCTGAAAGACCGTCCCAATCGCCACGAGCACGGGAGCCAAACAGATA contains the following coding sequences:
- the fabF gene encoding beta-ketoacyl-ACP synthase II, producing MVEGLQRVVVTGLGAVTPIGNTVADYWEGLTSAKNGVEAITLFDAAQHACRFAAEVKNFDPSGFIEPKDAKRWDRFCKFGVVAAKQALADSGLTITPDNAHRIGVSIGSGVGGLLTMETQAHVLKDKAPGRVSPFTVPMMIPNMATGLAAIALGAKGPSSAVATACAAGSNAIGDAFQLLQLGKADAMICGGAESAITPLGVAGFASAKALSFRNDDPSTASRPFDKTRDGFVIGEGSGILVLETLAHAEARGATILAEIVGYGTTCDAHHITSPTPGGVGGAAAMRLALEDGGIAADSVDYVNAHGTSTPANDSNETAAIKSALGSHASDIPVSSTKSMTGHLLGGSGGIEAVACVLALRNGVVPPTINYNNPDPECDLDVVPNTARELTLGTVLSNSFGFGGHNVCLAFRRMS
- the acpP gene encoding acyl carrier protein, with product MSQESILEKVRSIVTEQLSVDAGEVKPESNFQNDLGADSLDTVELVMALEEAFDIEIPDEAAEGIATVGDAVKYIEDKQA
- the psaC gene encoding photosystem I iron-sulfur center protein PsaC produces the protein MSHAVKIYDTCIGCTQCVRACPLDVLEMVPWDGCKAGQIASSPRTEDCVGCKRCETACPTDFLSIRVYLGDETSRSMGLAY
- the glmS gene encoding glutamine--fructose-6-phosphate transaminase (isomerizing), whose translation is MCGIVAVIGSRDAAPLLLEGLRQLEYRGYDSAGIATLQGKDLHCLRAKGKLNNLIVRVDRDGAPGLCGIGHTRWATHGKPEEHNAHPHRDGSGRVAVVQNGIIENHRALREELTAAGVSFQSETDTEVIPHLIAAQLQLMGVGEGAGNGQILLEAVQAVLPRLQGAYALAVLWADAPGALVVARKAAPLLIGLGEGEFLCASDTPALAGFTRTILPMEDGEVALLSPLGIELYDAEGARQQRTPTMLSGSDHIADKRHFRHFMLKEIHEQPETARLWVDRHLPVGLPASNPVALPFDEFFYEGVERIQILACGTSRHAALVGAYLLEQFAGLPTTVFYASEFRYAPPPLAPHTLTIGVTQSGETADTLAALSMDAKRRQAYGQPDYAPKQLGVTNRTESSLARQVPYILDIGAGIEVGVAATKTFLGQLLAFYALAVAFAARRGHRSEAEISGLLEELRALPEQLERLVEHHDKGSEALAPRFAETQDVIFLGRGINYPIALEGALKLKEISYIHAEGYPAGEMKHGPIALLDSHVPVVSIAMPGPVFEKVLSNAQEAKARDAQMIGVAPEGPDTELFDALLPVPEVSEWVSPLLTVVPMQLLSYHIAAYRGLDVDQPRNLAKSVTVE
- a CDS encoding UDP-glucuronic acid decarboxylase family protein; protein product: MPASLIRNLVTGGAGFLGSHLCDRLMEAGEEVICLDNYFTGRKANIAQWMGHPRFELIRHDVTEPIKLEVDRIWHLACPASPVHYQFNPVKTAKTSFIGTYNMLGLARRVGARLLLASTSEVYGDPEVHPQPESYRGCVNTIGIRSCYDEGKRIAETLCFDYQRMHQLEIRVMRIFNTYGPRMLPDDGRVVSNFIVQALKGEALTLYGDGSQTRSFCFVDDLIEGMIRLMNGSHTGPINIGNPTEFTIRQLADLVREKINPELELVCKPLPQDDPLQRQPIIDLAQKELGWAPSVALDKGLEPTITYFKELLLEA
- a CDS encoding mannose-1-phosphate guanylyltransferase/mannose-6-phosphate isomerase translates to MITPLLPVILCGGTGTRLWPLSRASYPKQYWPLGGSGDDTLLQQTQKRLNGIEALGKPLLICNEDHRFIVAEQMRQIDVEPGAILLEPMGRNTAPAVAVAALQATAKGDDPLLLVLAADHVIRDGKHFQAAIAAGRKEAEAGRLVAFGIVPTAPETGYGYIEAAEPLQPGALTPVPIARFVEKPDQATAEQFLASGRFTWNSGMFLFKASAMLAELERLAPEVVSCCRAALEQDMADLDFLRLDQDAFAKCPNVAIDVAVMEQTKLGTVLPLDAGWSDVGSWSALWDTADRDENGNVLRGRVISEGSKNCYLRSEHRLVVGLGVENLVVVETDDAVLIADRSQAQNVKTVVKQLEAEGSPEGKAHRKIYRPWGAYTGVVEGTRWQVKRISVKPGASLSLQMHHHRAEHWVVVHGTALVERDGEEQLIGENQSTYIPIGCKHRLSNPGRIPVVMIEVQSGEYLGEDDIVRFEDRYGRSDV
- a CDS encoding YdcF family protein, producing MTYLLSKLLPLALLPLGLSLILLLVGLIGRWRWPVIAALVLLWVCSLGLVSHTLWRWLEAPWQRTSAAEAPSAEAIVVLSGGRHPAPGAARVSEWHDPDRFLAGLDLYRAGKAPRLLFTGGASPFRPGQPPEGQRYLREAQQLGIPAGVMASTPPVVNTAEEAVAIRRFLEASGNGSVPSPRILLVTSAFHMRRAQRLFERQGLVVEPFPVDFQARGAWAGPLWRDPTQWFPSAAALDGSSRALRELLGRLIYRAW
- a CDS encoding AbrB/MazE/SpoVT family DNA-binding domain-containing protein, with translation MEWLVDDDGSIRVVPLVASPMQAFRGLGHRGGATARLMAEGISDACVQ
- a CDS encoding type II toxin-antitoxin system PemK/MazF family toxin, whose amino-acid sequence is MSSLQIQRGQVITVASPGAHSGKPRPAVVVQANRWLGAHPSITLCPLTSTLIEAPLVRIIVEPSAINGLRKRSQLMVDKLFTVPTGDIGSSIGCLETTAMAELDLALRDWLALY
- a CDS encoding ribbon-helix-helix protein, CopG family, whose translation is MAIGIRLEPELEKQLDRLAQSLGKTRSACVREAIANYLARFDGDEEAKRQSSLIAASSTQPWSEPLPDWDDWTA
- a CDS encoding AbrB/MazE/SpoVT family DNA-binding domain-containing protein, giving the protein MDLATLTAKGQVTIPKGVRDALGLKRGDLVSWELEGESVRLRVVSPIDLGYLRGVQAGLTEWGSDEDEVAFADL
- a CDS encoding type II toxin-antitoxin system PemK/MazF family toxin, whose product is MTAFPPFALVRVPFPFTERQAIKRRPALVLSKPAFQEQSGHLLLAMVTSARNSQWPTDWQIKDLQAAGLLQPCVVRFKVFTLDKSLLIGSFGALSEADRRGVQSRWIEVVALSPADPKP
- a CDS encoding HEPN domain-containing protein — its product is MAQRCQSRYSVTGGEAMNARPDAWLRQAHNDLELAQLARDNGYLAQACFYASQAAEKGLKSALLELGLEPPHPHVLNDLTRRLKETGLETKDLEALPLRSLSRMAIQSRYPVDATPPSELFDSDETDQAIATAREVLSILKALDQQG
- a CDS encoding nucleotidyltransferase domain-containing protein translates to MNRPSPTTTSLADLRTQRHAQWLLALRLSLQDLVESNLERPDQIYLFGSRARGDWDGLSDTDLLVVAANKHLADTWADQVLDSGLAEDVIALDREAWAHLPQSNSVVWRNAAKVAIPLLAERP